Proteins encoded together in one Paracoccus sp. SMMA_5_TC window:
- a CDS encoding M48 family metallopeptidase, with the protein MDGFLVGGDIPVLLRRSARARRMTLRVTRAGGEVVLTLPSRTSLSDGRAFAESRADWLRRIRAEMPALRRIVPGAMLPVEGVLRRIAPTAEARLQLRPDALLLPQDRPAGVMVETWLRGLARDRLAAACDRHAAVLGRQFTALALRDTRSRWGSCTHDGRLMFSWRLVMAPPQVLDYVAAHEVAHLRHMDHSDAFWRTTAALLPGFEQPRAWLRRHGHELLTWRFRD; encoded by the coding sequence ATGGACGGTTTTCTGGTCGGAGGCGACATTCCGGTGCTGTTGCGGCGTTCCGCCCGCGCGCGCCGAATGACCCTGCGCGTGACCCGCGCCGGGGGCGAGGTGGTGCTGACCTTGCCCAGCCGCACCAGCCTGTCGGATGGCCGCGCCTTTGCCGAGTCGCGCGCCGATTGGTTGCGGCGCATTCGCGCCGAAATGCCGGCGCTGCGGCGAATCGTGCCGGGCGCGATGCTGCCGGTCGAGGGGGTGTTGCGCCGCATCGCCCCGACCGCCGAGGCGCGTCTGCAACTGCGCCCAGACGCGCTGCTGCTGCCGCAGGATCGGCCGGCCGGGGTCATGGTCGAAACCTGGCTGCGCGGCCTGGCGCGCGACAGGCTGGCTGCCGCCTGCGACCGGCACGCGGCGGTGCTGGGGCGGCAGTTCACGGCGCTGGCGCTGCGCGACACCCGCTCGCGCTGGGGCAGTTGCACCCATGACGGGCGGCTGATGTTTTCCTGGCGTCTGGTCATGGCACCGCCCCAGGTGCTGGATTACGTCGCCGCGCATGAGGTGGCGCATCTGCGGCACATGGACCATTCGGATGCCTTCTGGCGGACGACGGCGGCGCTGTTGCCCGGATTCGAGCAACCGCGGGCGTGGCTGCGCCGGCACGGGCACGAACTGCTGACCTGGCGGTTCCGCGACTGA